A genomic window from Corynebacterium fournieri includes:
- a CDS encoding riboflavin synthase, whose protein sequence is MFTGLVEEIGAVEQLDSLGSAVRIAVRAPKVTEDAAPGDSIAVDGVCLTVVDNAGDVFTADVMQETLDRSRLGTYEAGSKVNLERALAAGQRMGGHIVQGHVDAVAELVSRTPSEHWEVLRFTLPKQVDRYVVEKGSIAVNGTSLTVSAVGEGYFEVSLIPTTLRETTAGDLTPGEHVNLEVDVLAKYVEKMVQG, encoded by the coding sequence ATGTTTACGGGTCTCGTTGAGGAAATTGGAGCGGTAGAGCAGCTGGACAGCCTGGGCAGTGCCGTGAGGATCGCGGTTCGCGCCCCCAAGGTCACCGAGGATGCCGCCCCCGGCGATTCCATCGCCGTGGACGGGGTGTGCCTGACCGTGGTGGACAACGCCGGCGACGTGTTCACCGCAGATGTGATGCAGGAAACGCTCGACCGCTCCCGGCTGGGCACGTACGAGGCCGGATCGAAGGTGAACCTCGAGCGCGCCCTGGCCGCCGGGCAGCGCATGGGCGGCCACATCGTGCAGGGGCACGTCGACGCGGTGGCCGAACTTGTCTCGCGCACCCCCTCCGAGCACTGGGAGGTGCTGCGGTTCACGCTGCCTAAGCAGGTGGACCGCTACGTCGTGGAGAAGGGCTCCATCGCCGTCAACGGCACGTCGTTGACGGTCTCAGCTGTGGGCGAGGGCTATTTCGAGGTTTCGCTGATTCCCACCACGCTGCGCGAGACCACCGCGGGCGATCTCACTCCGGGCGAGCACGTCAACCTCGAGGTGGACGTGCTGGCTAAATACGTTGAGAAGATGGTGCAGGGATAG
- the ribD gene encoding bifunctional diaminohydroxyphosphoribosylaminopyrimidine deaminase/5-amino-6-(5-phosphoribosylamino)uracil reductase RibD, whose amino-acid sequence MTSDDQALAAAIAAGEEVRGTTSPNPPVGCAIVSADGELIATGGTAPAGGPHAEINALREAGQRARGATAVVTLEPCNHTGRTGPCTQALVEAGVARVVYCTADPFAPAAGGAEYLRKHGVEVRHQPTRIDALQPWLRSVHHNRPSVTLKFASTLDGFTAAADGTSQWITGEAARELVHEDRARRDAVVVGTGTAIADNPSLTARFPDGTLRPHQPRRVVVGTREVPEGNLTRMGFEQYATPQEALDALWEAGARDVLVEGGAGLAASFLELDCVDAVQAYIAPALLGAGRGVLNRAVAGTIANARRFRTVSVRAVGGDVVVEMEKDVYGSR is encoded by the coding sequence GTGACCTCCGACGACCAAGCGCTTGCGGCGGCCATCGCCGCTGGCGAGGAGGTGCGCGGCACGACTTCGCCGAATCCGCCGGTGGGATGCGCAATAGTCAGCGCAGACGGCGAGCTCATCGCTACCGGGGGCACCGCGCCGGCAGGCGGGCCCCACGCCGAAATCAACGCGCTGCGTGAGGCGGGGCAGCGCGCCCGCGGGGCGACCGCCGTGGTGACGCTCGAGCCGTGCAATCACACCGGGCGGACCGGACCGTGTACGCAAGCGCTGGTGGAGGCCGGCGTTGCCAGGGTGGTCTATTGCACCGCCGACCCGTTCGCACCCGCGGCGGGCGGAGCCGAGTACCTGCGCAAACACGGCGTCGAGGTGCGCCACCAGCCCACCCGCATCGACGCGCTGCAGCCGTGGCTGCGGTCGGTGCACCACAACCGGCCGAGTGTGACATTGAAGTTCGCGTCCACCCTCGACGGGTTCACCGCGGCCGCAGACGGCACCTCGCAGTGGATCACCGGAGAAGCCGCGCGCGAGCTGGTGCACGAGGACCGGGCCAGACGCGACGCCGTCGTCGTCGGTACCGGCACCGCAATTGCGGATAACCCATCGTTGACGGCGCGCTTTCCGGACGGCACGCTGCGGCCGCACCAGCCCCGCCGCGTGGTCGTGGGTACCCGCGAGGTGCCCGAGGGCAACCTCACCCGCATGGGCTTCGAGCAGTACGCCACCCCGCAAGAGGCGCTCGACGCACTGTGGGAGGCCGGCGCGCGCGACGTGCTGGTGGAAGGCGGTGCCGGTCTCGCCGCTAGCTTCCTCGAGCTGGATTGCGTGGATGCGGTGCAGGCCTACATCGCCCCGGCGCTGCTCGGGGCGGGCCGCGGGGTGTTGAATCGCGCCGTTGCCGGCACGATCGCGAACGCGCGTCGCTTCCGCACCGTCTCTGTCCGTGCCGTCGGCGGGGACGTGGTCGTAGAAATGGAGAAAGATGTTTACGGGTCTCGTTGA
- the rpe gene encoding ribulose-phosphate 3-epimerase — MIQIAPSILAANYAALGDDVRKVANADLIHVDIMDGHFVPNLSFGPDVTKAVDGVTEQFLDMHLMIEEPERWLATYAKAGGDRLVFHVEATDDHVAAAKQCRELGVQSGFAIKPGTAIEPYLDDLSHFDEVMVMSVEPGFGGQKFMPEVLDKVMVLRDRIAEAGLDTVIGIDGGIAGATIAQAAAAGVDAFVAGSAVFGADNPAEAVERLRELAREARQ, encoded by the coding sequence ATGATTCAGATTGCCCCATCAATTCTGGCGGCCAACTACGCCGCCCTCGGCGACGACGTGCGCAAGGTGGCGAACGCGGACCTGATCCACGTGGACATCATGGACGGCCATTTCGTACCCAACCTTTCCTTCGGCCCGGACGTGACCAAGGCGGTCGACGGGGTCACGGAGCAGTTTTTGGACATGCACCTGATGATCGAGGAGCCCGAGCGCTGGCTCGCCACCTACGCCAAGGCCGGCGGCGACCGCTTGGTGTTCCACGTCGAGGCCACCGACGACCACGTGGCGGCCGCGAAGCAGTGCCGCGAGCTGGGAGTGCAATCCGGCTTTGCCATCAAGCCCGGCACGGCCATCGAGCCGTACTTGGACGACCTGTCGCACTTCGACGAGGTCATGGTGATGAGCGTGGAGCCCGGCTTCGGCGGCCAGAAGTTCATGCCGGAGGTGTTGGACAAGGTGATGGTACTGCGCGACCGCATCGCCGAGGCTGGTCTGGACACCGTCATCGGCATCGACGGCGGCATCGCGGGCGCCACCATCGCGCAGGCCGCCGCAGCCGGTGTGGACGCGTTCGTGGCCGGTTCCGCAGTCTTCGGCGCCGACAACCCGGCCGAGGCGGTGGAGCGGCTGCGCGAGCTGGCGCGCGAGGCCCGGCAGTGA
- a CDS encoding RsmB/NOP family class I SAM-dependent RNA methyltransferase — translation MSGGFRSRSAGRRQDKPERRPGKPVRKQSPKSAGKYTDTKRSGRTRYTVKGRPASIGDPAREAAFEVVLRVARDGAFANLTLPGILREREISGRDAAFATELAYGTLRSLGVLDAVIAENSSRELERIAPEVLAALRLGAYQLLYTRVSDHAAVDTSVRLVEAAGQDKAKGFANGVLRSIGRTPSEQWLRKLAPTSELGALAFTYAHPEWIARSFAEALGNRGDELEAALEADSARPVVHLVARPGEISAEELALTIGGEQGKYSPYAVYLPEGDPGQLEPVREGLAAVQDEGSQIIARALTEVPVDKDQGRWLDLCAGPGGKAALIGAIAAIDGAKVDAVEVSPHRATLIEKTVRNLPVRVHTADGREPGLAPGYDRVLVDAPCSGLGALRRRPEARWTKVESDIAELNQLQEELLESAVALTKPGGVVVYSTCSPDVRETRRIVEKQLAKGGVQELDAREWAAGLEDVGEEPSVQMWPHRHGTDAMFSAVLRKTETLG, via the coding sequence GTGAGCGGCGGATTCAGATCCCGTTCGGCGGGGCGCAGGCAAGACAAGCCCGAGCGCAGGCCAGGCAAACCTGTGCGCAAGCAGAGCCCGAAGTCGGCGGGCAAGTACACAGACACCAAGCGCAGCGGCCGCACGCGCTACACCGTCAAGGGGCGGCCGGCCAGCATCGGCGACCCGGCCCGCGAGGCCGCCTTCGAGGTGGTGCTGCGCGTCGCGCGCGACGGCGCGTTTGCCAACCTGACGTTGCCCGGCATCTTGCGGGAGCGGGAGATTTCCGGCCGCGACGCGGCGTTTGCCACTGAGCTGGCGTACGGCACGCTGCGCAGCCTCGGGGTGCTCGACGCGGTCATCGCGGAGAACTCCTCGCGCGAGCTCGAGCGCATCGCGCCTGAGGTGCTGGCCGCGCTGCGGCTGGGCGCCTACCAGTTGCTGTACACGCGCGTCAGCGACCACGCCGCGGTGGACACCTCGGTGCGATTGGTGGAGGCCGCAGGGCAGGACAAGGCGAAAGGCTTCGCCAACGGCGTGCTGCGCTCGATCGGCCGCACGCCGTCCGAGCAGTGGCTGCGCAAACTGGCGCCGACTAGCGAGCTCGGGGCACTTGCGTTTACCTATGCCCACCCGGAGTGGATCGCGCGCTCCTTCGCCGAGGCGCTGGGCAACAGAGGCGACGAGCTGGAAGCCGCGCTCGAGGCCGATTCCGCGCGCCCTGTGGTGCACCTGGTGGCGCGCCCCGGCGAGATTTCCGCGGAGGAGCTCGCGCTGACCATCGGTGGCGAGCAGGGCAAGTACTCGCCCTATGCGGTGTATCTGCCGGAGGGTGATCCGGGTCAGCTCGAACCGGTGCGCGAGGGGCTCGCGGCGGTGCAGGACGAGGGCTCGCAGATCATCGCCCGGGCGCTGACGGAGGTTCCCGTCGACAAGGATCAAGGCCGTTGGCTTGACCTGTGTGCTGGGCCGGGCGGCAAGGCGGCGCTGATCGGGGCGATCGCGGCTATCGACGGCGCCAAGGTCGACGCCGTGGAAGTCAGCCCGCACCGGGCAACATTGATTGAAAAGACGGTGCGTAACCTGCCCGTGCGCGTCCACACCGCTGACGGGCGCGAGCCGGGCCTTGCCCCGGGCTACGACAGGGTGCTCGTGGACGCCCCCTGTTCCGGCCTGGGCGCGCTGCGCCGCCGCCCAGAGGCGCGTTGGACAAAGGTCGAAAGCGACATCGCCGAGCTCAACCAGCTGCAGGAAGAGTTGTTGGAATCCGCCGTCGCGCTCACCAAACCGGGCGGTGTGGTCGTGTACTCGACGTGCTCGCCGGATGTGCGGGAGACCCGGAGGATCGTCGAGAAGCAGCTGGCCAAAGGTGGGGTGCAAGAGCTTGACGCGCGCGAGTGGGCCGCCGGCCTGGAGGACGTCGGCGAGGAGCCGAGCGTGCAGATGTGGCCGCACCGTCACGGCACGGACGCGATGTTTTCCGCGGTCCTGCGCAAGACGGAAACGCTAGGGTAG
- the fmt gene encoding methionyl-tRNA formyltransferase produces MRLVFAGTPEPAAAALQRLIASDHEVVAVLTRPDARKGRGRTLHPSPVKALALEHGIEVLTPESLTQDGSIQGQLEALEPDAIPVVAYGNLIPADMLDIPRHGWVNLHFSLLPQWRGAAPVQAAIANGDEVTGATTFRINEGLDTGDIVDTLETRIGPAETSGELLERLAKDGADLLVRTMDALDAGTAALKPQPEEGTYAHKINPADARVAWSRPAAEIDRTIRAHTPAPGAWTMRGEDRFKLGPVTPTGEGSLAPGATAFGKNEVLVGTADGDVRLGRIQPPGKKMMNAADWARGLSPEAKEEVIFE; encoded by the coding sequence ATGCGACTCGTATTCGCCGGAACCCCCGAACCCGCCGCCGCGGCATTGCAGCGGCTCATCGCCTCCGACCACGAGGTCGTCGCGGTGCTCACCCGCCCCGATGCGCGCAAGGGCCGCGGTCGCACCCTGCACCCGTCGCCGGTCAAGGCGCTCGCGCTCGAGCACGGCATCGAAGTGCTCACCCCTGAAAGCCTCACGCAGGACGGCTCCATCCAGGGCCAGCTGGAAGCACTTGAGCCGGATGCGATCCCCGTGGTGGCCTACGGCAACCTCATCCCGGCGGACATGCTGGACATCCCGCGCCACGGATGGGTGAACCTGCACTTCTCGCTGCTGCCGCAGTGGCGCGGAGCGGCCCCGGTGCAGGCTGCGATCGCCAACGGCGACGAGGTCACAGGCGCCACCACCTTCCGCATCAACGAAGGCCTCGACACCGGCGACATTGTGGACACGCTGGAAACCAGGATCGGACCGGCGGAAACCAGCGGGGAACTCCTCGAGCGCCTGGCTAAAGACGGTGCAGACCTGCTCGTGCGCACCATGGATGCGCTGGACGCGGGGACGGCGGCGCTGAAGCCGCAGCCCGAAGAAGGCACGTACGCGCACAAGATCAACCCGGCAGACGCCCGTGTGGCGTGGTCGCGTCCCGCGGCGGAGATCGACCGCACCATCCGCGCGCACACCCCGGCACCGGGCGCGTGGACGATGCGCGGGGAGGACCGGTTCAAGCTCGGCCCGGTGACCCCGACGGGTGAAGGCTCGCTCGCCCCGGGCGCGACGGCATTCGGCAAAAACGAGGTGCTGGTGGGCACCGCCGACGGAGACGTGCGACTGGGCCGGATCCAGCCGCCAGGCAAGAAAATGATGAACGCGGCGGACTGGGCCCGCGGCCTGTCGCCTGAAGCGAAAGAGGAAGTGATCTTCGAGTGA
- the def gene encoding peptide deformylase yields MAIRDIRLFGDPVLNSAADPVTVFDAALERLVDDMLETMDHAGGVGLAANQIGLARRIFVFDCQGMRGHIVNPVWQPVSEVQQTGIEGCLSVPGVRGEVTRHNSVVARGADCYGRPLALRGTGLLARCIQHETDHLDGVMFMQQMAPEQRKEAMAAIRAAEWS; encoded by the coding sequence ATGGCTATCCGCGACATTCGCCTGTTCGGCGACCCAGTGCTCAACTCCGCCGCCGATCCGGTCACGGTCTTCGACGCCGCGCTTGAGCGTCTTGTGGATGACATGCTCGAAACCATGGACCACGCTGGCGGGGTGGGCTTGGCCGCCAACCAGATCGGCCTGGCGCGACGAATCTTCGTGTTTGACTGCCAAGGCATGCGGGGCCACATTGTCAACCCTGTGTGGCAGCCGGTGAGTGAGGTGCAGCAGACGGGGATTGAGGGCTGTCTGTCTGTGCCGGGAGTGCGCGGAGAGGTCACCCGCCACAACTCCGTTGTCGCCCGCGGCGCCGATTGCTACGGCCGCCCGCTTGCGCTGCGCGGCACAGGGCTGCTGGCCCGCTGCATCCAGCACGAGACGGACCACCTGGACGGGGTGATGTTCATGCAACAGATGGCGCCTGAGCAGCGCAAAGAAGCGATGGCGGCGATCCGCGCTGCCGAGTGGAGCTAG
- a CDS encoding primosomal protein N' → MSDTPAAEAPVARVLPMLGLAHLDRPFDYLVPDTDAGAVQSGVRVRVRFAGRLVDAIVLERAAQSRHEGSLRFIERVISPEVVAPQRMRELVDALADRYAGIRSDIYRSAIPARHAKAEETDTKTSWDELGDASEPDLSAWTAYAFGESFVDAVVGGKIARAAWQVAPGDDWAAGLACLAAKVALDGAGALIVVPDQKDVDACEAALREIVSPRQITTLTASQGPQARYSRYLSVLHGQGRIVVGTRSAAFAPVKNLRLAVVMFDGDDNLVDPRAPYVHAREVLTTRSAQEKCSLIIGGFARTAEAQLLVQSGWMHELVAPRQTLRTRSPYIHAAGDSDFEMERDPRAKQARLPSAAFQAATQALERGTPVLFQVPRTGYIQSLACGQCRTPARCRWCNGPLGLPSGGEAAAPTCRWCGRMDPSHVCPACGSRKLRAVVLGTERTAEELGRAFAKYKVITSGGDNVRAEVNAGPALVVATPGAEPRVEGGYGAAVLLDAWALLQRPDLRAVEDTFAKWMGAATLVQPHGSGGEVVVVAEPSLPAVQHLIRWDARGFAAQELALRSEARFPPAVHVAVVDAPRDGLDEFFARTELPEHAELLGPVDLPPGVRLPGEWNREALGPAQRILVRTPLAGRTALGKALRAGAVAWTTSKQDVPLRIQVNPVDIG, encoded by the coding sequence ATGTCCGACACACCCGCAGCCGAAGCACCCGTCGCACGCGTGCTGCCCATGCTCGGACTTGCGCACTTGGACCGTCCGTTCGACTACCTCGTGCCGGACACGGATGCAGGTGCTGTTCAGTCGGGGGTGCGGGTGCGCGTGCGGTTCGCGGGGCGGTTAGTCGACGCCATCGTGCTCGAGCGGGCCGCGCAGTCGCGTCACGAGGGCTCGCTGCGCTTCATCGAGCGCGTCATCTCGCCGGAGGTTGTGGCGCCGCAGCGCATGCGCGAGCTTGTCGACGCGCTGGCGGACCGCTACGCCGGAATCAGATCTGACATCTACCGCTCCGCCATCCCGGCGCGCCACGCGAAGGCGGAGGAGACCGATACCAAAACTTCGTGGGATGAGCTGGGGGATGCAAGCGAGCCGGACTTGTCCGCCTGGACTGCGTACGCCTTTGGAGAGTCCTTTGTCGACGCTGTTGTGGGCGGCAAGATCGCGCGTGCGGCGTGGCAGGTGGCGCCAGGCGACGATTGGGCGGCGGGGCTGGCCTGCCTGGCCGCGAAGGTGGCGCTGGACGGCGCCGGTGCGCTGATCGTGGTGCCGGACCAAAAAGACGTCGACGCCTGCGAGGCGGCGTTGCGCGAGATTGTCAGCCCCCGGCAGATTACGACGTTGACCGCCTCCCAAGGACCGCAGGCGCGCTACTCGCGCTACCTGTCGGTGCTGCACGGGCAAGGCCGGATCGTGGTGGGAACCCGCTCGGCCGCATTTGCGCCGGTGAAGAATCTGCGGCTTGCGGTAGTGATGTTCGACGGCGACGACAACCTGGTCGACCCGCGCGCGCCGTACGTGCATGCGCGCGAGGTGCTCACCACGCGTTCGGCGCAGGAGAAGTGCTCGCTGATCATCGGCGGCTTCGCGCGCACGGCGGAGGCACAGCTGCTGGTACAGTCGGGGTGGATGCACGAGCTGGTGGCCCCCCGGCAAACACTTCGCACCCGCTCGCCCTACATCCATGCCGCCGGCGACAGCGACTTTGAGATGGAGCGAGATCCGCGGGCAAAACAGGCCCGCCTGCCGTCGGCGGCGTTCCAGGCTGCGACACAGGCGCTGGAGCGCGGCACACCGGTGTTGTTCCAGGTGCCGCGCACCGGCTACATCCAATCGCTGGCCTGCGGGCAGTGCAGAACACCCGCGCGCTGCAGGTGGTGCAACGGCCCGCTGGGTCTGCCCTCGGGCGGGGAGGCTGCGGCGCCGACGTGTCGCTGGTGCGGGCGGATGGATCCGTCGCACGTGTGCCCGGCGTGCGGTTCGCGCAAGCTGCGGGCTGTCGTCCTCGGCACCGAGCGCACCGCCGAGGAGCTCGGACGGGCCTTTGCCAAGTACAAGGTGATCACCTCTGGCGGCGACAATGTGCGGGCGGAGGTGAACGCGGGCCCGGCGCTCGTCGTGGCCACGCCCGGAGCGGAGCCGCGGGTGGAAGGCGGCTACGGAGCCGCGGTGCTTTTGGATGCGTGGGCGCTGCTGCAGCGGCCCGACCTGCGCGCGGTGGAGGACACGTTTGCCAAGTGGATGGGTGCGGCCACGCTGGTGCAGCCGCACGGATCTGGCGGGGAAGTGGTCGTCGTGGCGGAGCCCTCGCTGCCTGCAGTGCAGCACTTGATTAGGTGGGACGCGCGCGGGTTTGCCGCGCAGGAGCTTGCGTTGCGCAGCGAGGCTCGCTTCCCGCCCGCGGTGCACGTCGCGGTCGTCGATGCCCCGCGCGACGGGCTCGACGAGTTTTTCGCCCGCACCGAACTGCCGGAGCATGCGGAACTGCTCGGCCCGGTGGACTTGCCGCCCGGCGTGCGGCTGCCAGGGGAGTGGAACCGGGAAGCGCTCGGCCCCGCCCAGCGCATCCTCGTGCGCACCCCGTTGGCAGGGCGCACGGCGCTGGGCAAGGCGCTGCGCGCGGGCGCGGTGGCGTGGACGACGTCGAAGCAGGACGTTCCGCTGCGGATCCAGGTCAACCCGGTGGACATCGGCTAG
- a CDS encoding polysaccharide deacetylase family protein — protein MKRLLTAVSTVAVLCAAVLAPTPASADSSQVAQVSSAQGAGSLIDASSAFATGSSQRTSRAVEDGWRRAYEGLPGQMQQAVPPHLRPPAPATPADADAPAGVAVAPAHNPSRPPESPRCSNCVAVTYDDGPVTGTTEQLLDTLKRKDVHATFFVLGQNANAHPEIVRRIRDEGHTIGSHSFSHADLAKQTDAGIAAQLDETNAALKDKGTVEARWLRPPYGSYDSRVVAAAAARGMSLATWDVDTADWQHRNTATTCQKAVAGAREGSIILMHDIHQPTVAAAECVIDGLRAKGLNPVSLDEMIPRPEAGHVYTRAD, from the coding sequence ATGAAACGTCTGCTCACCGCCGTGTCTACCGTCGCAGTTCTTTGCGCCGCAGTGCTCGCACCGACCCCCGCGAGCGCGGACTCGTCGCAGGTGGCGCAGGTGTCCTCTGCACAAGGCGCTGGTTCGCTTATCGACGCCAGCTCCGCTTTCGCCACCGGGTCCTCCCAGCGCACCTCCCGGGCTGTCGAGGACGGGTGGCGCCGCGCCTACGAGGGGCTTCCCGGCCAGATGCAGCAGGCCGTGCCGCCGCACCTGCGCCCGCCTGCCCCGGCCACCCCGGCCGATGCAGACGCCCCAGCCGGTGTCGCCGTGGCGCCTGCGCATAATCCCTCCCGCCCGCCTGAGTCGCCGCGGTGCTCCAACTGCGTCGCCGTGACCTACGACGACGGCCCCGTGACCGGCACAACCGAACAGCTCCTCGACACACTCAAGCGCAAGGACGTGCACGCCACTTTCTTCGTGCTGGGCCAAAACGCAAACGCCCATCCGGAGATTGTGCGCCGCATCCGCGACGAGGGCCACACCATCGGAAGCCACTCGTTTTCCCACGCTGATTTGGCCAAGCAGACCGACGCCGGCATCGCCGCGCAACTCGACGAGACAAACGCCGCGCTCAAGGACAAGGGCACAGTCGAGGCGCGCTGGCTGCGCCCGCCGTACGGCTCCTACGACTCGCGTGTGGTCGCGGCTGCGGCAGCCCGCGGCATGTCGCTGGCCACCTGGGACGTCGACACCGCTGATTGGCAGCACCGCAACACGGCCACCACGTGTCAAAAGGCCGTCGCGGGCGCGCGCGAAGGATCGATCATCCTCATGCACGACATCCACCAGCCCACCGTCGCCGCCGCTGAGTGCGTCATCGACGGGCTGCGGGCGAAAGGCCTCAATCCCGTCAGCCTCGACGAGATGATCCCGCGCCCAGAAGCCGGTCATGTGTACACGAGAGCCGATTAG
- the metK gene encoding methionine adenosyltransferase → MSTDTYFRFFTSESVTEGHPDKICDAISDSILDDMLSQDPDAKVAVETLATTGQVHVAGEVRTSAYSNIARIVREKLVEIGFDSSEVGFDGRSCGVNIAIGDQSSEIHDSVLTSQEVRQNTSTGADDQLGAGDQGLMFGYATDETPEYMPLPISTAHHLARRLSQVRHEGIVEGLRPDGKTQVTFAYDGQTPAFIDTIVISTQHDPDFTGESLESALREHVIAWVIKDAGLERYFREDTKVLVNPSGSFTQGGPMSDAGLTGRKIIVDTYGGMARHGGGAFSGKDPSKVDRSGAYAMRWVAKNIVAAGLAKRVEVQVAYAIGRANPVGLYVETFGTAAEGQTDESIQQAVEKVFDLRPEAIIRELDLKRPIYAQTAAYGHFGRTDIDVPWERTDKVDDLKAAAGL, encoded by the coding sequence TTGTCCACCGATACGTACTTCCGCTTCTTTACCAGCGAATCCGTGACCGAGGGCCACCCAGACAAGATCTGCGATGCCATTTCGGACTCCATCCTGGACGACATGCTCTCCCAGGACCCGGATGCGAAGGTGGCCGTGGAAACCTTGGCAACCACCGGTCAGGTACACGTCGCGGGCGAGGTGCGAACTTCCGCCTACTCCAACATTGCGCGAATCGTGCGCGAGAAATTGGTGGAGATCGGGTTCGACTCCTCCGAGGTCGGTTTCGACGGGCGCAGCTGCGGCGTGAACATCGCCATCGGCGATCAGTCGTCTGAGATCCACGACTCGGTGTTGACGTCCCAGGAGGTGCGCCAGAACACGTCGACAGGAGCGGACGATCAGTTGGGCGCCGGCGACCAGGGCTTGATGTTCGGCTACGCCACCGACGAAACACCCGAGTACATGCCGCTGCCAATTTCCACGGCGCACCACCTTGCCCGCCGTCTGTCGCAGGTGCGGCACGAGGGCATCGTGGAGGGGCTGCGCCCGGACGGCAAGACCCAAGTCACCTTCGCCTACGACGGTCAGACTCCCGCGTTCATCGACACCATCGTCATCTCCACGCAGCACGATCCGGACTTCACCGGCGAGTCGCTGGAGTCCGCCCTGCGCGAGCACGTCATCGCTTGGGTGATCAAGGACGCAGGCCTTGAGCGCTACTTCCGCGAGGACACCAAGGTGCTGGTGAACCCGTCTGGTTCTTTCACCCAGGGCGGCCCGATGAGCGATGCCGGTTTGACCGGCCGCAAGATCATCGTGGACACCTATGGCGGCATGGCCCGCCACGGCGGCGGCGCGTTTTCCGGAAAGGATCCGTCGAAAGTGGACCGCTCCGGCGCCTACGCCATGCGCTGGGTGGCCAAGAACATTGTCGCCGCCGGCCTTGCAAAGCGGGTGGAGGTACAGGTGGCGTATGCCATCGGCCGCGCGAACCCGGTCGGCCTGTACGTGGAAACGTTCGGGACTGCCGCCGAGGGGCAGACCGATGAGAGCATCCAGCAGGCCGTGGAGAAGGTTTTCGACCTGCGCCCGGAGGCCATCATCCGCGAGCTGGATCTGAAGCGCCCGATCTATGCGCAGACCGCGGCGTACGGCCACTTCGGCCGCACGGACATCGACGTGCCGTGGGAGCGCACGGACAAAGTTGACGACCTCAAGGCGGCTGCGGGCCTTTAG
- the coaBC gene encoding bifunctional phosphopantothenoylcysteine decarboxylase/phosphopantothenate--cysteine ligase CoaBC, translated as MSEALHSSRPLRVVVGVAGGIAAYKACHLVRDFKERGDEVRVIPTANALNFVGAATFEALSGNPVDTGVFTRVDEVQHVRLGQEADLIVVAPATADLMARIAAGRADDLLTSTILVATCPVVLAPAMHTEMWLNPATQANVEALRQRGISVIEPAHGRLTGKDTGPGRLPEPHVIAELARTVHQTGPLVPTLAGKRVLISAGGTQENIDPVRYIGNRSSGKQGYALGDIAAQRGAEVTIVAGATDELEAPSGAEVIKVRSTREMQQAMAQRAPHADVVVMAAAVADFRPESEAETKLKKGKSDGALSTIHLAENPDILKGLVQMRKAGETAATIIGFAAETDNELENGRAKLKRKGADLLMLNSVSGGGVFGQTRNRGWLLSADGREEEIPDGTKHEVAVRIWDAIARLAQ; from the coding sequence ATGAGCGAAGCGTTGCACTCGTCCCGTCCTCTGCGCGTAGTCGTCGGCGTCGCCGGCGGCATCGCGGCCTACAAGGCCTGCCACCTCGTGCGCGATTTCAAAGAACGCGGCGACGAGGTGCGCGTTATCCCCACCGCCAACGCGTTGAACTTCGTGGGGGCGGCGACCTTCGAAGCGCTCAGCGGCAACCCGGTGGATACGGGGGTGTTCACCCGCGTCGACGAGGTGCAGCATGTGCGGCTGGGGCAGGAGGCGGACCTCATCGTTGTCGCCCCTGCCACCGCCGACCTGATGGCCCGTATCGCGGCGGGGCGTGCAGACGATCTGCTCACCTCGACGATCCTCGTGGCTACCTGCCCGGTCGTACTGGCTCCGGCGATGCACACGGAGATGTGGTTGAACCCGGCCACGCAGGCCAACGTGGAGGCGCTGCGCCAGCGCGGCATCTCCGTCATCGAGCCCGCGCACGGCCGGCTCACCGGCAAGGACACCGGGCCGGGACGGTTGCCCGAGCCGCACGTGATTGCCGAGCTGGCCCGCACGGTGCACCAGACAGGTCCGTTGGTTCCGACGCTGGCAGGCAAACGGGTGCTCATCAGCGCTGGCGGGACGCAGGAGAACATCGACCCGGTGCGCTACATCGGCAACCGCTCGTCCGGTAAGCAGGGCTATGCGCTCGGCGATATTGCGGCGCAGCGCGGCGCGGAGGTGACCATCGTCGCCGGTGCGACAGACGAGCTGGAGGCACCGTCCGGCGCGGAGGTGATCAAGGTGCGCTCCACCCGCGAGATGCAGCAAGCGATGGCGCAGCGTGCCCCGCACGCCGACGTTGTTGTCATGGCTGCGGCGGTGGCCGATTTCCGGCCTGAGTCCGAGGCGGAGACGAAGCTGAAAAAGGGCAAGTCCGATGGCGCGTTGTCTACCATCCACCTGGCTGAAAACCCGGACATCCTCAAGGGGCTGGTGCAGATGCGTAAGGCGGGGGAGACTGCGGCGACCATCATCGGTTTTGCGGCGGAGACCGACAACGAACTGGAAAACGGGCGCGCGAAGCTGAAACGCAAGGGGGCAGATCTTCTCATGCTCAACTCGGTTTCGGGCGGTGGAGTGTTCGGCCAGACGCGCAACCGCGGGTGGTTGCTCAGCGCAGACGGGCGTGAAGAGGAGATTCCGGACGGCACGAAGCATGAGGTCGCTGTGCGTATCTGGGATGCGATTGCGCGCCTCGCCCAGTGA